The Coffea arabica cultivar ET-39 chromosome 9e, Coffea Arabica ET-39 HiFi, whole genome shotgun sequence genome has a window encoding:
- the LOC140014732 gene encoding probable galacturonosyltransferase 4, whose translation MKLRKAALLLLLVSTVLAPIVLYTETLGIYLPSSATSSSSSSSSGNDFIVEEASAFTFGGDIRPLNILPQESTTILKEPLGFVYSENSTQSLAANVSDASANDNARITRQLTEDSLQHQATVSSVLSGGRTGDAFENPIRQVTTTKELKAQSKDGEELHSQETEFKTIHTDSTKEMSRTSSEKSDSAFGKMQTNVEHHTSRNSGRNGAREQMDAQNDKQKEQAALPDARVSQLKDQLIRGKVYLSLSATRNNPHFIRELRLRMKEVQRVLGDVTKDSDLPRNAFEKLKAMEQTLTKGKQIQDDCAAVVKKLRAMLHSTEEQLRVHKKQTLFLTHLTAKTLPKGLHCLPLRLSTEYFMLNSSQQQFPGQDKLEDSRLYHYALFSDNVLAAAVVVNSTISHAKDTSRHVFHIVTDRLNYAAMRMWFLANPPSNATIQVQNVEEFSWLNSSYSPVLKQLGSPSMIDYYFKNRRAESDSNLKFRNPKYLSIMNHLRFYLPEIFPKLGKVLFLDDDIVVQKDLTKLWSLNLKGKVIGVVETCGESFHRFDRYLNFSNPLISKKFDPRACGWAFGMNIVDLDEWKRQNITEVYHSWQNLNHDRQLWKLGTLPPGLITFWNRTYALDRYWHVLGLGYNPNISPKEIDRAAVVHYNGNLKPWLEIGIPKYRSYWAKYVDNDQMYLRECNINP comes from the exons ATGAAGCTTAGAAAGGCTGCGTTGTTGTTGCTGTTGGTATCCACGGTTCTTGCCCCTATTGTCCTCTACACTGAAACTCTCGGCATTTATCTTCCGTCTTCTgctacttcttcttcttcttcttcttctt CTGGGAATGACTTTATTGTTGAAGAAGCTTCTGCCTTT ACCTTTGGAGGTGACATCAGGCCACTCAATATACTGCCCCAA GAATCAACTACCATTCTGAAAGAGCCGTTGGGCTTTGTTTATTCAGAAAATTCTACCCAATCTCTTGCTGCTAATGTTTCTGATGCCTCCGCCAATGACAATGCTCGCATAACAAGACAGCTAACTGAag ATTCTCTGCAGCATCAAGCCACTGTCTCATCTGTCCTGAGCGGAGGCCGCACTGGAGACGCTTTTGAAAATCCCATCAGGCAGGTCACCACCACCAAAGAGCTGAAAGCTCAGTCTAAGGATGGAGAAGAGTTACATTCTCAGGAAACTGAATTCAAGACTATACATACTGATTCAACTAAAGAAATGAGTAGAACCAGTTCTGAGAAGTCAGACAGTGCCTTTGGGAAAATG CAAACAAATGTTGAGCATCACACTTCCAGAAACTCTGGTAGAAATGGTGCTAGAGAACAAATGGATGCCCAAAATGATAAGCAGAAAGAACAAGCAGCTCTGCCAGATGCTCGTGTTAGCCAACTAAAGGATCAACTCATTAGGGGAAAAGTTTATCTCTCCCTCTCAGCAACTAGAAATAATCCCCACTTTATAAGGGAGCTCCGATTGCGTATGAAGGAAGTTCAACGAGTGCTTGGGGATGTCACCAAAGATTCTGACCTACCCAGGAA TGCCTTTGAGAAGTTGAAAGCCATGGAGCAAACCCTAACTAAAGGCAAGCAAATTCAAGATGATTGTGCTGCAGTGGTAAAGAAGCTTCGAGCCATGCTTCACTCCACTGAAGAACAGCTTCGGGTCCACAAGAAGCAGACCTTATTCTTGACTCATTTAACCGCCAAAACTCTTCCTAAAGGACTTCATTGTCTTCCGTTGCGTCTTTCAACTGAGTACTTCATGCTAAATTCTTCCCAACAACAATTTCCAGGTCAAGATAAATTGGAAGACTCCAGGCTCTACCACTATGCACTGTTCTCAGATAATGTACTGGCAGCTGCTGTTGTTGTAAACTCAACTATCTCTCACGCAAAG GACACTTCAAGGCATGTTTTCCACATCGTCACGGACAGGCTAAATTATGCTGCAATGAGGATGTGGTTTTTGGCAAATCCACCCAGCAATGCCACGATACAGGTCCAGAATGTCGAGGAATTTTCTTGGTTAAATTCAAGTTACAGTCCTGTTCTCAAGCAGCTGGGTTCTCCCTCCATGATTGATTACTACTTCAAGAATCGCCGTGCTGAATCTGATTCAAATTTGAAGTTCAGGAACCCGAAATACCTGTCAATAATGAATCATCTACGTTTTTACCTGCCAGAAATTTTCCCCAAGCTAGGCAAGGTTCTGTTCTTAGATGATGATATTGTGGTGCAGAAGGATCTAACTAAGCTGTGGTCCCTTAATCTGAAGGGAAAGGTGATTGGTGTGGTTGAGACTTGTGGAGAAAGCTTTCATCGGTTTGATCGTTACCTAAACTTTTCAAATCCTCTGATTTCCAAAAAATTTGACCCTCGTGCTTGTGGTTGGGCGTTTGGAATGAATATTGTTGACTTGGATGAGTGGAAGAGGCAAAACATAACAGAAGTCTACCACTCATGGCAAAATCTG AACCATGATAGGCAGTTGTGGAAATTGGGGACACTGCCACCTGGATTGATAACATTTTGGAATCGCACGTATGCCCTTGATCGATACTGGCATGTGCTGGGCCTTGGTTACAATCCAAATATAAGCCCGAAGGAGATTGATCGAGCAGCGGTTGTACATTACAATGGCAACTTAAAACCATGGCTTGAGATTGGCATACCCAAGTATCGAAGTTACTGGGCTAAATACGTTGACAATGATCAGATGTACTTGAGGGAGTGCAACATCAACCCCTAA
- the LOC113708966 gene encoding ATP-dependent 6-phosphofructokinase 2: MEAGEEDISAAAANLRNDAHQQQQQPPVSSSNIISVDNNSVINLHSLTHLTDYLPHLQTHVNPLDSIPFFHPISGFYLSPTDVIFRNILFDLSLSAGSSGSATHHLQQLDAYHRAGPRKHIYFDHSHVRAAIVTCGGLCPGMNTVIRELVVGLWDLYGVRHIFGIKSGYRGFYSASTDPVPLCPNMVHDLHKRGGTVLETSRGGFDLHLIVNAIENRGYNQVYIIGGDGTMRGAVKIFEEIKRRKLKIAVAGIPKTVDNDVGVIDRSFGFQTAVEMAQEAISAAHVEAESAVNGVGLVKLMGRSTGHIALHATLSSRDVDCCLIPEIEFYLEGKGGLFEFLESRLKQNGHAVLVVAEGAGQNLIPRSKEAAEGQAGKDESGNAVLLDVGGWLKSELKKWWGRDHPEEELFTVKYIDPTYMIRAVAANATDNLYCTLLAHAAIHGAMAGYSGFVCGPINGNYGYIPVEEVAGANNVVDTNDHKWAWVRSVNNQPDFMRT, encoded by the exons ATGGAGGCTGGGGAAGAGGATATCTCAGCAGCAGCAGCCAACCTGCGTAACGACGCCcaccagcagcagcagcaaccgCCCGTCTCATCCTCCAATATTATCAGCGTTGATAACAATAGCGTCATCAATCTCCATAGCCTCACCCACCTCACCGATTACCTTCCTCACCTCCAAACCCACGTTAACCCCTTGGACTCCATCCCTTTCTTTCACCCAATCTCCGGCTTCTACCTTTCCCCAACCGACGTCATCTTTCGCAACATCCTCTTcgacctctctctctctgctgGGAGCTCAGGCTCAGCAACCCACCACCTGCAGCAGCTGGACGCCTACCACAGAGCCGGCCCCCGTAAGCACATCTACTTCGATCACTCCCACGTCCGCGCCGCCATCGTCACTTGCGGAGGCCTGTGTCCCGGAATGAACACCGTCATCAGGGAGCTGGTGGTCGGGCTCTGGGACCTGTATGGGGTCCGCCACATCTTTGGCATTAAATCTGGGTATCGGGGCTTTTATTCCGCTTCTACTGATCCCGTCCCACTCTGTCCCAATATGGTTCACGACTTGCACAAGAGGGGTGGCACCGTGCTGGAGACCTCCAGGGGTGGTTTTGATCTTCATCTCATTGTGAATGCCATTGAAAATCGTGGATATAATCAG GTTTACATTATCGGTGGAGATGGCACAATGCGTGGGGCAGTAAAAATATTTGAGGAAATAAAGCGGCGGAAATTGAAGATAGCAGTTGCTGGAATTCCTAAAACAGTGGACAATGATGTCGGGGTGATTGACAGATCGTTTGGGTTTCAGACGGCGGTAGAGATGGCCCAGGAAGCAATCAGCGCAGCTCATGTGGAGGCAGAGAGCGCAGTTAACGGCGTAGGGTTGGTGAAGCTGATGGGGCGCAGCACAGGGCACATTGCACTCCACGCAACTCTAAGTAGCCGGGACGTGGATTGCTGTTTAATCcctgaaattgagttttacttGGAAGGGAAAGGAGGGCTGTTTGAGTTCCTGGAAAGCCGGCTGAAACAGAATGGGCATGCAGTGTTGGTGGTAGCAGAGGGAGCTGGACAAAATCTAATACCCAGAAGTAAAGAAGCTGCTGAAGGACAGGCGGGGAAGGATGAATCCGGGAACGCGGTGTTGTTGGATGTTGGTGGGTGGTTGAAATCGGAGTTGAAGAAGTGGTGGGGGAGGGATCACCCGGAGGAGGAGCTGTTCACCGTCAAGTACATAGATCCTACGTACATGATCCGTGCGGTGGCGGCGAATGCAACGGATAATTTGTACTGCACTCTATTGGCGCACGCAGCCATCCACGGAGCAATGGCCGGCTACAGTGGGTTTGTTTGCGGGCCGATTAATGGGAATTATGGGTATATTCCGGTTGAAGAGGTGGCGGGGGCCAACAATGTGGTCGACACGAATGATCATAAGTGGGCTTGGGTTCGATCCGTTAACAATCAACCTGATTTTATGCGGACCTGA